In the Helianthus annuus cultivar XRQ/B chromosome 11, HanXRQr2.0-SUNRISE, whole genome shotgun sequence genome, one interval contains:
- the LOC110889439 gene encoding protein AAR2 homolog, which yields MDAETALELVKKGAALLFLDVPQHTLFGIDTQIFSVGPNFKGIKMIPPGPHFVYYSSSNRGGSEFSPMIGFFIDLNPSEVIVRKWDPQEERLVKVPEEEEERYSQAVKSLEFDKYLGPYTLSQYGEWKMLSNYITKSVIERIEPIGGDITVIHEPDILENGPKTAMEEALSEQLKNTNVPTSDDTLKKRGCYYTKIPRLIKKKGVVSQDLTSLNLDKTSLLESILMKDYGGTEDLLLGELQFAFIAFLMGQSLEAFLQWKAIVHLLFGCTEAPLRSRSRLFTKFTKVVYYQLKYALQKGQTDNNVAAKGPITLLDDSFLSSDSFLHHLCKEFFSLMLEARVVDGDLLSWTRRLKELLETSLGWIFHQNNGDGVFYEEDDEFAPVVVMTDE from the exons ATGGACGCAGAAACAGCTTTGGAGTTGGTAAAGAAAGGGGCTGCTCTTCTTTTTCTTGATGTTCCTCAACACACCCTTTTCGGCATCGATACTCAG ATATTTTCTGTGGGCCCTAATTTCAAAGGTATTAAAATGATTCCGCCTGGTCCTCACTTCGTCTATTACAGTTCTTCAAACAG AGGTGGCAGTGAGTTTTCACCGATGATCGGTTTCTTTATTGATTTGAATCCTTCTGAG GTAATTGTTCGTAAGTGGGACCCGCAAGAGGAGCGACTAGTCAAAGTACCAGAAGAAGAG GAAGAGAGATACTCACAAGCCGTAAAAAGTTTAGAGTTCGACAAGTACCTCGGGCCTTATACCCTAAGCCAGTACGGAGAGTGGAAAATGTTATCAAACTACATTACAAAGAGCGTCATTGAACGTATAG AACCCATTGGAGGAGATATCACCGTTATCCACGAACCCGACATTCTTGAAAACGGTCCTAAAACCGCAATGGAGGAAGCTTTGTCCGAGCAGTTGAAGAATACTAACGTTCCAACGTCTGACGATACGCTTAAAAAACGAGGTTGTTATTACACGAAAATTCCCCGTCTAATTAAGAAAAAGGGTGTCGTCAGCCAAGATCTTACTTCATTGAATCTCGACAAG ACAAGTTTGTTGGAAAGCATATTGATGAAAGACTATGGAGGAACCGAAGATTTGCTTCTTGGAGAGCTGCAAtttgcttttattgcttttttg ATGGGGCAATCACTAGAAGCATTTCTGCAATGGAAAGCTATTGTTCACCTTTTATTTGGTTGTACTGAAGCT CCTCTGCGCTCAAGGAGTCGTTTATTCACCAAG TTTACGAAGGTCGTTTATTATCAACTCAAGTATGCATTACAGAAAGGTCAAACAGACAATAACGTTGCTGCGAAGGGACCTATAACATTGTTGGATGATTCTTTTTTATCTTCCGATAGTTTTCTTCATCACTTGTGTAAG GAGTTCTTTTCGCTCATGCTTGAAGCTCGTGTTGTTGATGGGGACCTTTTGTCTTGG ACAAGGAGACTGAAAGAATTACTCGAGACGTCTCTAGGATGGATATTTCACCAGAACAATGGAGATGGAGTCTTTTACGAAGAAGATGACGAG TTTGCTCCGGTGGTTGTGATGACGGATGAGTGA